The Clostridium beijerinckii genomic sequence CCTGCTGTGGGAACTACAGCTACATCATAAAGTCCATTTCTATCAAGAATTCTCCTTGCAACATCTGCACCAGTAAATCCTCTAGCATTGCCATAATTGCTATACTTGTCAAAAGTTCCTTTTACTTTAAATTGACAATAAAGCGAAAAAGCCAATGCCGGTAAAACTAAAATAATATAATAAATGTCCATGTTTATCCCTCCACTATCTTGATTTTATAGTTTTAATTTAACAAAAAAGACCTTTGATCTGATTCAGTAACAACTAAATCGTATCAAAGGTCTTGCTTTCCATTTGGAGTATAGAACCAGGCAGTTTTAATTGCCGGTTGTTGGCTCTATAGCTTATAAGCTACTCCCCTAAGTTATATGAAGTATATCATACCTTATTATATGGTGTCAATACATATTAATTCACAAATTTCTATTTTGTTTTAATTTTCACTACATTCCGACATTTTATAAATATAGGTAATTATTTAAGACTATGAAAAGTGTCCAAACCTCAATAAATATTCACCTAGCTTACGACATTGATTAATCATAATGCAATAATAATAAATTATTTCACTGATGCTTCATAGATTTCTTTAATTGATTTTAATATTGTTGCATTAAATTCTTCTTCAGTTTGCTGAGCAGTGAGCCCTTGAGATAAAGCTCTTGAAAAACTGGCAATTAATCCATTATTGCGTCCGAGTCTTTCGTTTGCTTCTGCTTGACTATAACCACCTGACAGAGCTACTACTCTGACAACATGTGGCTCATCTATTAAATCAATGTAGAAATTATCTTGAGTTGGTATTGAAAGTTTAAGCATCACTTTTGTTTCTTTATCAAGTTTTGATAATTGCTCTAAAATTTCAAGTTTTAAAAGTTTTTCAGATTCTTCCTTATCGGTGCTATGGATGTCAACTTCTGGTTCAATAATAGGAACAAGACCTGCTTCTACAATCTGTTTACCAATTTCAAATTGCTGATCAACTACCATTTTAATTCCTTTAGCATTTGCTTCCTTAATAACTGAGCGCATTTTTGTTCCAAAAATGTTTTTTTCTACTGCCTGCTTTAAAAGATCATCTAAATTACTTATTGGTTTCATAAGCTGAACACCATTTTCAATTTCAGTTAAGCCTTTATCAACCTTTAAGAAAGGTACAATATTTTTTTCCTTCCAAAGATAATCAGGTGTATATTGATTGTCAATAGTACGATACATTGTGTCTTCAAATAGTATAGCACCCAAAATATATTCTGAAGTAAATGCTGGACTCTTTATTATGCGCTTCCTCATTTCATGTACTTGATCAAACATTTCCTCCTCATTAGAATAACTATTTTCTTTAATCCCATACTCAAGTAACGCTTTTGGAGTACTGCCACCACTTTGATCTAAAGCTGCAATAAATCCTTTACCTGTATGTATTCGGTTCATTTGATTTTCATTCATCTAATTCTCCTCCTTCTCTTTATCTTAGATTAGAATCATGTCTTACTTTTTATTATAGTGTCTTTCTCTATTAATTATGCGTTTGCTAATATTATAAATTTAACACAATCTGCAATCACTATAAATAAAGCTCAAAGAAATAATATAAGTCCTTTGAGCTTTATTTATAAATTCACATATAGTTGATTAATTATTATCCAAACTAATGAGTAATTGAATACTTTTTTATGAATTACGCATAACTAATGTTGGAATATATTAAAATGATTAATTCTATTAAGTAAATTACTTAATTCAGCTCCTTCAAAGGAACTTATTTCACTAGTAAATTTTGCTTTAAATATACTATGGAAGGGGAAATATATTATGAAAAAATCTACTATAGTGTTTTTTATATTTTTATTATTGTCATTTACTAATTTAGCTCAAAATACCAGTGCTGCTCCCATAAGTTTAAGTCAAGGTATTTATAATGTACGAGATATTAATCTACCAATAGGTTCTACTGTGACGGCTAGAATTAATGACCCTAACGGTAGAGTTATTATCTTCGTCATTGATAATAACCAATACATGAGAGAACTTACAAGGCTAGATTCTCAATCAAACGAACAAACTCTTAAACCTTTTAACTATGGCTATTCAGTTATAATTTTTGGGAATACTCCTGTTACTTTCTCCTAAAAAACTTTCTCAATTCATATACTTTTAATTTTTTCTGCAATAGCAGCAATATAATTTCAAAACCAAAAGCATCAGTTAAACTTTCTAATCTACTGCTTTTAAATGTATTTACTCAACAGTGAATTTTATATTTATTTTACATACTCTTCTTATAAGTGCAATAGAGCATAAAAAATGCAGTCAAGTTAATGACTGCACTTAATGGGATCTAAAGTAAAAATTGAAAATAGCTCAACTTTCACAACTATATTTTATCACATTTATTTATAAATTTTAAGCAATAAATAAAGCAGTAGAAAAATTTCTTCTAACTACTGCTTTTAGTTTTACTTTATTGGGCAATTGCCTTCATTAATGTTACAACATCATCTTCACCCGGTAACCAAGCACCGCCTTTTTTAGTTAATGTTATTGTTACTGTCTGTGGTTCTTCTTTTAATATACCAGACGCCATACTGCCCCCTATAAGCTTAAAAGCTTCTGTATATATTTGTTGTTCAGTCATTGAAGGATTTTCAGTAACTTTTTTCATTATTTCACTCTGGCCATTTTCAGTGATTTTCTTCATATCAAACCCTTTTATTTTAACTTGAACTTTTGCTGTGTCCTTTTCTGTTGACGCAGAAACCACTTCATATTCCACTTTAGTTAATCCTGTAATAATATCTTTCTTAAAAGAATTTTTTATATCATCTGTTAGAATGCTTTCATCTAAACCTGAATTTCCAAAGGCCATCATCATGCCATCATCAAAGCTACTTCTAAATTCAGTATAATCTTCTTCCTTCATCCCTATCTTGTCCATATTAGTTTTATCATCTTTTAAAAGTAGATCTAAAAATATTTTAGCACTTTCTTCTGGAGTTGCTTTTGTTCCGCAACCTACTAGCATTATTGTTACCATCATAACAGCTAACAATATGGTAGAAATTCTTTTGATTTTTTTCATTATTATTCCCCCTAAAATATAGTATTTAATTTCATATAGCAATACATTAATTACCACATGGTTAATATTTTATTATATTTTCCAATTAATTTCAACATTTATTTCATATTAATTCAATACTTGGGCATATATGTAACCAGTTAAGTTAAATAATAAAGAGGCAAACTAGAAATTCTTAACTAGAGCGCCTCAATTGCTTTATTCACATTTCGCTATAAGCATATATTACAAACTATAATATAAGTTGTTGGAAAATACAGGACTCGAACCTGTGGAGCTTTTACACTCACTAGCTTAGTAAGCCAGCCCATTAAACCACTCTGACAATTTTCCATATAAGAGAATATTATTTAATTGTTCTCCTTAGCAATTCATTGTACTCATTCAGTGCAAAGTTTAATCTTCTACACACACTAATCACCTCCCTATCTAATGAATTTCCTTCATCGCCCATAATTTTGCATAAGGCTTGTCTCATTCTACTAATCATCATCTCTTTTTCTTTTAAATATTCCAAATATTTACCCTCCTTACTTTTTTTATTAGTATAACCCCTAAATAGTAAAATTTATGTATCACTTGTTACATAAATAGGTTGCGGCCAAAATATTCATATTATTTACATATATTCTATGTATAACCTCAGAACTTCAAATGTAATTACTTAATATGATGAACGCATGAAAATTATATATTTCTGGATTAATAATTCCACATCTGTTTTATAACCTAATTTTCTATTGTTCTCTGTGTATATTGTTTAACATTTCTTAAGTGTATCTAATATATTAAAAGTAAATGAGGTGTTTATGATGCCAAATAATGAAAATGAAATATTTTATATAGTTGGCGCCATACTTACTATATTAGTAAACGTGCCAGAGATTATAAGACAAATAAATATTAATTTAAAGTTCAATGAATCTATAAAGCACCATAAAATACTATGATTAGGATGCAAAAAAAGCGCTTAGAATAATTCTAAACGCTTTTTCCTTCCAAAAATTAATTCCTCTATAATTGTAATTTTGTCTTAGTTGAATACAGAAACATTTATTTCACTAGTTATATTTAATAATAAAAAGCATTCCCTCTAATTTAATATAATACTACAAAGGTATATTTTCTTATTCACAATTAATAGATATCCTATATTTTAAACTTAGCTATAATCCATCTTAACTCTTCAGACATTTGAGATAGAAGTTTACTAGATGAAGCTATCTCCTCAACAGATGCTAATTGTTCCTCAGCCGCTGCCGATATTGTTTGAGTCTCATCAGCTATATTACTACTTATGTTTTTAATATTATTTACTGAATCAACAGATTCTTTAGTTCCTACAGTTACTTCAGTGATAGAATATGATATTTCATGAATCTGACTAGATATTTCTATTATCATTTGAAGGATTTCCTTAAAACTTATTCCTGCAACATCAACGACATCTGCTCCTGTTTTAACTTCTTTTGAGTTTTCATTCATAACAGCAACTGCACTATTGGTTTTGTTTTGTACATCATTAATAATTCCAGCTATTTCTTTAGTTGCCTCTTGTGATTGTTCTGCTAACTTTCTAATTTCTTCCGCTACTACACTAAAACCTTTCCCGGCTTCCCCAGCCCTTGCAGATTCTATTGCCGCATTTAATGCTAGAAGATTTGTTTGCTCTGATATACCTTGGATTGTATCAAGTATTTGTCCAATTTTCACTGATTTCTCTTCAAGCTCGCTTATAATATGCGATGTTTCACTAGTCTTTTTCTCTATTATTTCCATTTGGTTCATTGCCTTCACTACAGCCTCTTCGCCAGCATTTGCTGATATTTTTGCCTTATCTGTTAACGATGAAACAGATTTTGTATTTTCAGATACTACATTTATCTTATTAGATATGTTTTCAACCACTTTGTTTGTACTATTAGCAAAAGAAAATTGCTCATCTGCTCCATGTGCCATTGTTGTTACTGCGGATGCAACTAGATTTGATGCATCTGCTGATTGCTCAGCACTTGCTGTAAGCTCTTCAGATGATAATACTAACTGCTCAGATGTATTTCCTAATTGTTTTATTAGTTCAATAATGTTTTTGGTCATCTTATCTATCGCATTACTTACAACACCAAATTCACTCTTATCATTAAGACTTTCTTCTTTTATCTTTACAGAAAAATCACCTTGTGATAAAGAACCCATGTATACTACAAAGTCATTTAATCTCTTTGTGATACGTTTTGTTATTAGTATTCCTAATAAAATTGCTAATATTGAAGCTATAATAACAATACTTATAAATGTTGCTGTTGCAATTTTTAAATTTGCTTTATCCTGAGCGTTTATTTTTTCAGCAATTTGTCTATTATGTTCTCCAAGTTCAACTAAATCAGCTAAGAAAGTATCAGCATATGATTCAACGTTTTTCTCATAGTATTCGTACGCTTCTTGATTTTTGTTTTCAATGGCTAAATCTAGTGCGACTTTTCTTCCTTCCCTATATTTAGCTAAATTACTATCAATCTTACTGATCTTATCAGCCTCAAAATCATCTAATTTCATTTTTTTATAAAGAGCCATATAGTTGTTAAATTCTTCAGCACGAGTATTTATATCTTTTGTTAAATTACTATTTTCATTTTTATCAGTAGTTACCATAATTCTAAAAATGTCAGCTGATATAGCCCTTGCATGCACTCTAGACTCACTAAGCCATTCACTAGATAGCAGTCTTTCACTATACATGACCTCCATACTTTTACTAGACGTTTGTAAAAAATAGTAACCGGTTATTCCAACTGCAAATAATCCTACTAAAGAGCAAATTATAAGCATCGCTAATTTTCTACCTACCTTTAAATTATTAAGCCACGTCATTTTATTGTCCCCCTTATCTTAATACTAGGATCTTAAATATAATTTCATTATTACAATATATTTATTAAAATGATTAATAAAAAATAAAAAACCAACAAAAACTTAATATGTTTATGGATTACTAAGTTTTAATTGGTCGGTTGCACAACTAGCTCCAAATTCTCAAAGTGCCCAGATATAGAGAATTTTTCATCGCTTCCAATTGTTCTATTTTTTATAAATACACTTACCTAATATATAGAAATATTATCATATTCATGCAAAAAAATCAATAATGCTTAATATAAATTGTCGAAATTTATTCCATTAGCTTCCGATTATACTATTCTTATTTACAGTAGAAAATTTTTAATTATACGAAACTTCCCTGTACAACCATATCAATTCACTAGTTCTCCTTAAATTAATGCATCTCAACTAATAAGTACTTTTCTAAGATTCAAGAATGAAAAAAACTACGCAGAATCAAAATTAATTCGACTTAGGATTTTTTCATAATTTTATTTACCAATAAATCACAAATAAATGCTATATATAAATAGGACGAACCTTAAAAATAGATACTAAACGCTCTATTTTTAAGGTTTCTTTTTATACATTCTTATAGAATTACATCCGCAATGTAATATTATTTTCTAAAGCACCCCCATTCTTCACAGTTCCATATATCTGTAGCAATATCTTTATAAAATTCCGATTCATGACATACTAAAATCATGCTTCCTTCATATTCTTTTAACGCACGCTTTAGTTCATTTTTAGCATTAATATCTAGGTGATTTGTTGGTTCATCTAATACTAATACATTTGTATATTCATTAATAAGTTTGCATAACCTGACTTTGGCTTGCTCTCCTCCGCTTAATATATTAATGGGGCTATCTATATGCTGCCTTGTTAATCCACACCTAGCCAATTCTCTTCTTACCTCCGTTTGAGTTAGGTGAGGAAACTCACTCCAAACATCATATAAAACTGAATTAGTGCTATTCCATGCAATTTCCTGCTCAAAATATCCTATTTTTCTATGCTCACTTAAAGTAATTTCACCATTTATAGGTTTTAGCATTCCAAGTAAGGTTTTTAGCAGAGTAGTCTTTCCTAATCCATTAGCTCCTGTTACTGCAATTTTTTGTCCTCTTTTCATTTTTAAGTTTAAAGGTTTGCTTAAAGGTCTGTTATATCCGATAATCAAGTTGCTTACTTCAAGGATTATACTTTCTGGCATTTTTACAGTTTTAAAATTAAAATGAGGTTTTATAATTTCTTTTTTTATTTCTATTCTTTCAATCTTATTAAGTTTCTTTTCTCTTGATTTAGCTTACTTTGAAGTTGAGGCTCTTGCTTTATTTTTTCTTATATAATCTTCAAGCTTTTCTATTTCATTTTGTTGTTCTTTATATTCAATCAATCTCTGTTCTTTTCGTATTTCGTATAGTTTAATAAAATAATCATAATTCCCTTCATATCTTGTTAATACTTTGTGCTCAAGATGATAAACTACGTTTACTACATTATTTAAAAAAGCATTATCATGTGATATTAATATAAATGCATTTTCATAATTTGCTAGATAATTCTTAAGCCATTCAATATGCTCTTCATCCAAATGATTAGTCGGCTCATCCAGTAATAAAATATCTGGCTTTTGCAAAAGTAATTTAGCGAGTAAAATCTTAGTTCTTTGCCCGCCACTTAAAGTTGAAACATCTTTATCCAAAAGTTCCTTAATTCCAAGACCTACTGCAGTTGCCTGTATTTTAGAATTAATGCTATAGAAATCATCTTTATCTAATATTTCTTGCATAATAGCAATTTTATTTAAAGATTTTTCCATATCCTTCTCACTCATATTTTGAATATCAATATATAAACTATTAATTTTACTTTCTATATTAAATAAATTAGCAAATGCTTCTTTTAAGAAATTTAACGCATCAATTCCTTCTTTCAAATCAACCAATTGATCCATATAACCAATGCTGAATTTATTATTCCACTCAATAGTACCTTTATCTGGTAATATCTGATCAGTAATGATTTTCATCAAAGTCGATTTTCCTTCTCCATTAGCACCAATAAGTCCAATATGCTCTCCTTTTAATAACCTAAAAGATACATCATTAAATAATATTCTATCGCCAAATGAATGACTCATGTTTTCAATTGTTAAAATACTCATATTCTACATCTCCTTGTGTCCTCATAATAAATGATATCATCATGTAATATGAAGACCAAGTTTAAGAATAAATCTGTAATGTTTATAATCATACTGAAAAAAGGCATATTCTCCATAGTAATGACTGTGAAAAATATGCCTTTTCTCTTATATTTAAGTAGAATTTTTTTGTTTCCTTATTATTCTTCTAATACTACCTTCAGTTAAAAAATACTGTTCAGCTAAAATTTTAACGGACATTCCAGATGAATACTTATCAAAAATTTCTTTATCTCTTGCACTAAGATATCTTTTAGTCTCAGTATTTTCTCCCCATGATTTTTTGTTTTCATTTTTTCTTGGTATATAGATATATCCACCATCTGTATATTTTTGAATTAGTTCAATTATATTATATGGCAATATATTTTGTGCTTTTTCATATTTCATAATTTCTTCGCTCCACTCTACATTTAATATCTAAATGAAGATGCAAAGACCTATTATAATATGAAAAACTTAATGTTGATATATTGGCTCCAGGCAAAAGTTTTTCA encodes the following:
- a CDS encoding CD3324 family protein; its protein translation is MKYEKAQNILPYNIIELIQKYTDGGYIYIPRKNENKKSWGENTETKRYLSARDKEIFDKYSSGMSVKILAEQYFLTEGSIRRIIRKQKNST
- a CDS encoding Spo0E family sporulation regulatory protein-aspartic acid phosphatase, giving the protein MEYLKEKEMMISRMRQALCKIMGDEGNSLDREVISVCRRLNFALNEYNELLRRTIK
- a CDS encoding fructose bisphosphate aldolase; this translates as MNENQMNRIHTGKGFIAALDQSGGSTPKALLEYGIKENSYSNEEEMFDQVHEMRKRIIKSPAFTSEYILGAILFEDTMYRTIDNQYTPDYLWKEKNIVPFLKVDKGLTEIENGVQLMKPISNLDDLLKQAVEKNIFGTKMRSVIKEANAKGIKMVVDQQFEIGKQIVEAGLVPIIEPEVDIHSTDKEESEKLLKLEILEQLSKLDKETKVMLKLSIPTQDNFYIDLIDEPHVVRVVALSGGYSQAEANERLGRNNGLIASFSRALSQGLTAQQTEEEFNATILKSIKEIYEASVK
- a CDS encoding methyl-accepting chemotaxis protein, whose amino-acid sequence is MTWLNNLKVGRKLAMLIICSLVGLFAVGITGYYFLQTSSKSMEVMYSERLLSSEWLSESRVHARAISADIFRIMVTTDKNENSNLTKDINTRAEEFNNYMALYKKMKLDDFEADKISKIDSNLAKYREGRKVALDLAIENKNQEAYEYYEKNVESYADTFLADLVELGEHNRQIAEKINAQDKANLKIATATFISIVIIASILAILLGILITKRITKRLNDFVVYMGSLSQGDFSVKIKEESLNDKSEFGVVSNAIDKMTKNIIELIKQLGNTSEQLVLSSEELTASAEQSADASNLVASAVTTMAHGADEQFSFANSTNKVVENISNKINVVSENTKSVSSLTDKAKISANAGEEAVVKAMNQMEIIEKKTSETSHIISELEEKSVKIGQILDTIQGISEQTNLLALNAAIESARAGEAGKGFSVVAEEIRKLAEQSQEATKEIAGIINDVQNKTNSAVAVMNENSKEVKTGADVVDVAGISFKEILQMIIEISSQIHEISYSITEVTVGTKESVDSVNNIKNISSNIADETQTISAAAEEQLASVEEIASSSKLLSQMSEELRWIIAKFKI
- a CDS encoding DUF5105 domain-containing protein, whose translation is MKKIKRISTILLAVMMVTIMLVGCGTKATPEESAKIFLDLLLKDDKTNMDKIGMKEEDYTEFRSSFDDGMMMAFGNSGLDESILTDDIKNSFKKDIITGLTKVEYEVVSASTEKDTAKVQVKIKGFDMKKITENGQSEIMKKVTENPSMTEQQIYTEAFKLIGGSMASGILKEEPQTVTITLTKKGGAWLPGEDDVVTLMKAIAQ